The following is a genomic window from Bombus pyrosoma isolate SC7728 linkage group LG5, ASM1482585v1, whole genome shotgun sequence.
AGAGTATGTCTAGAATtaggataattaaatattgggatataaatttctaatatcgttttatatttcgaaatttttttcgCGCTACTGAACGTGTTGACAACGAACCAACGTTACATCATTTTGTTGGTGGACATTCagagaaataacaaaataactttttacttACGGGGTCACCGTGTCTACCGCAGGAGCTGGGGACAGCCGTAATGACGGTTGTAGCCAGCAAAACGACGCAAACGAATAGCATAAACTTGGACATTTTGCGATGTATTTTCACACtgtaaatgagaaaaaattgtatcactTTCTCTTCCCATCTTGCAATGCAATTCATTTTTTgttgttcaattttttaatctcgtATAGCACTAGGAATTTTATTGTTTGCCATCGAACTAtcattttgctttttattttcgtttgtaACGTACATTTTTCAACGAACACTTGcttttttttgtgaaatttagaagaaattcaAATCGAACCGGAATATATCAAATGAAAGATACTTCTTAACTTTTAACTTCAGACTTAACATCTCGTCTAAACAGATCTGTGAAAGACGCTCTCCTGTGAAGGTCGGACTCAGATTCATAACATTCTAGCTCATTACGCAAGCGACCGAGTATATGTATGAGTTCTACGCAGGAAGGATGTACACAGGTGTCCGTGAATGAGTCATTAACTACTGACCTGACTCGTTCTTGAATAGCGATCAGAGTGAGTAAAGTATATGGCCACGGCCAACCGTGTACGGCATCAATCTACTTTGCCAAGTGGTTGTCACGTATTTAGTGTGACAGAATTCTTTCGTGCTTTATAATGGACATGGACTAATAAACACATTGTTTTGGCCTTcctttgcaaaataatttattgatgaGTTGcgaatttattatctttatctgCTCGAGTTTTTTTATTACGTCactttttatgtaaattatgcGAATACACAATTCTGTTATCGACATGCCTCGaattttttttcgttaaaagaataatatttttaatttaaccgATAGCAACACTATGGTCAGTTTAAAATTGTCTTCTTTCCTAATTtgccaattttatttttatttttccagatcgttaataatacatttataatcaTAGTGTTTGATTTGGAAAAAGATAACTATCTCGATAGTTGTATGTACAATGACGAGATGAATAACGTACTAAAATAACAACAATACGTGACAACAGGCGTTCAAAGTTCAATGCACGACCAAGTTAACGCATCGAGAAGAAGTCACTTGGAAAACATGCTGTCGAACGTTTTCGTCTCTTTGAAGAGAAATTTGAGAAAGTTTGGCGTTTACGATACACTCATATTTACACTTCGTACACTTGATACgattttctatattctctTGATATTCATTCACTCCAAGTCATATATTCAAATGTTTCACcatctaaaattatttaccgAAATTCAAATTCACAATCGAATCGAACCAATCACTGAAGAACGGTTTATACGTGAAATCTGTagctgtaattattttattttcaaacactTTTTCACGATGATCAGCTTAAAAACAAGTTGTTGCCAGCTATTCAGAAGTAATTCGTCCTTCACGGAGAAACTGCGCAATTCTACTCACCAGAAGTGACTTGATCTGTAGGAGCGATTTCACGGCTCTTTCTTCACAGCGAACGTCTCAAGAGTTCGACCTTAACTGATTTCTCAACTTGAAATATACTACGCTTTTATACCGCAACATCGCGTCACTCTAACTGCTGTTTAAGTCGTGTATTACACATACAGAATGCGGCACGTGTGCGTAGCTGGAAGAGTGCTGGGTAATAGCgagaaatgttatatttcttaaaagtaCACGTGATTCAGTTTTAAGAAATGTTTGTGCAGTTGTTTCGCTCTTTATTACACTGATGAGTTCTCGTTCCAATGATTAGTTTAGCTACTGAATGAATTTTCCACGTCttactttctttcctcttttcgacCTTCTTATTCGTTGGaggaaatttggaatttttattgtagAATTTTGTAAACTGCAATTATGTCATTTTgaactattatatatatatatattatattagaacAATATGGTTGGAAAATTGTGTTAAAACTTATTAGTGGAAGATTAATCGAGTAGGTTTGTTAcatcattattaattaatttaattatagatattaaattcaaattgattaaattaaaattataagtattaaataatattaatatttatatgttttaatccgtgttaatttatatgttttaagtGACTAACTACAATTACGTATTTAGAAGATGATAGAAGATAAGTATaatgcaaaattataattaataatgagCGAACTTTTATCTTTCAGTTATAATTGTTATGTAgattacatgtatataactCTAATATAACTGTCTTCCAACATATTTCATCATACTTTCCAAAACAGATACGATGGGAAAACTAAGGAGTCTGTcggaaatggaaaatacgTGATACAGTTTGTCCTTGAAAGTTGAATGTACACAACGCGTATACGTGCaacaaatatgtttttatctgtttctttctGGTTATCTGTAAAACATTTAGAGGACCTTACATCAGTAAAGTATTAAGAGCGCATAAAGTAATGCTTTACAACTTTTTCTCtccaaaaaaaagaaagaagaaaaggaagagaaaaagaattaattgaatagATAACGTTTGGAGAATATAAATTGCTGGCGaaacgcgaataaaaataacaaggAAGATAAAATAGGGAAATCCTCTGTCTTTGTTGCTAacagatttcatttttcaatttaacaaTATACTGTATGAGCGTAAACAATGAAACGTTGCCTTCGATCTCTATCTTCGAGTTTAATCGTTCTGTTGTATGTACAAatccttcctttcctttctacgttaataaaaaaaaaagaaaggaaaatagaaaataaagaaggaaaaggccACCTATAAACTTACAGTAACTGAAGATTGTTCTGGATCTGTTATTTAGTTTGTATCTCGGCAAATTCGAGGAAGTCAAAACCTGCCGTACTATTTTCCCCACAATTATAATTCACTCCGATTATACTCTAAACTGTATAACAATTGAAAAGAGGCAGTCACTGCGAACattctttttccattcgtCGCTATGAAATGGTCGAGCACTTTTTGCTTTCTGCACCGATATTCCATCGACTGCATATTGCAGGCTTTATACATTCCATTGATCTCCCGACAAAGCCCTCTTGTTCTTTAATTCGCTTAATAGGAAACAACAGGAAAGAAAACCGAATCATCCGGTAATATTGTCCTTTTATACGTAGACGGTAGCCAAGTGAAAACGtcgattatttctcttttcctttctttcgctcctttttttttttttatttcttttaacgtCACTGAATTTCACGTACAACGAGCCGGCGCGCCGCAATCGTAGCTTTCTTTCCCTCCTTGGTAAATCTGCTTTTGAAAAACATCACCATACAACGTCACAACTttgcaatttcaaaattaaaaatttttttacgcATCTCGTTGTTTGTTTGTTATACAATTTCGTTTACTTATCGTTACGATGATACTACCATTAAACTGCCAAAAGATTAGGTCATTTGAGAACTTTGACATTTTCCACGTAACATCCGCGGAAACGGATGAAGTTTCAAATTACGTTGCTTTgtcatatgtaatataaacgAGCAGTGATAATTTttggtttatttaaataacaacatATGCTAACAGTCAGAAATAAGACTCGTAATATGGTGAAACTGATATCACAATGAACCTTCACAtggaacaaatgaaaattgaaacgttttacaaaaaaaatttttgtgaGAAGTATTTCTTATCTTAATATTACTTTTGCGTTGCTATCAGcagatatttttatcagtcacttatttcattttagtCGTTGATTCACATGGTTCCATATGATTCAGCTGTTATAGTAACAACGAAGACgacgatatttttaagtattttattgcttgttttctttttatataataaggAATGTCCAATTCGAACGaggatacatatttatacgGTTTGTTAAAAGgcatcaaaatttattaaacaaaaattaaagatg
Proteins encoded in this region:
- the LOC122567384 gene encoding uncharacterized protein LOC122567384 — protein: MQIYQGGKESYDCGAPARYNQKETDKNIFVARIRVVYIQLSRTNCITYFPFPTDSLVFPSYLFWKFTKFYNKNSKFPPTNKKVEKRKESKTWKIHSVAKLIIGTRTHQCNKERNNCTNIS